The Sporomusaceae bacterium region CTCCGCGCCATGGGCGTCGCCACCGGCGTCGACCTCGACCGCTACCTCGCCGCCGTCGCCATCGTCAAAGAAAAAATCCAGCCCACCCTTACCGGCCACATGGCGAGCGCCTGCTCGTACCCAGGTCTGTAAACTGTTAAAAGGACCGCGGCGTCCCCGGGCATCGGGGCAACCACGGTTAGCGAGGACGGCGGCCGCTACTTGGCGAGAGAGCCGGTAACAGCACCGCACGAGCCGCCATGGACGGCGGCGAGAACCGACACTCGGACATGGACGTCCGTGTGGCGGTGGTGCGGTGCTGTCGGCGACGAGCCTAGTAAGTCCGCCGCCCGCAGCGGGTGGGTGACCCGATGCCGGGGAACAGCCGCGTGGAAAAACTGTTAGACCTGTTACCCTCAAGACCTCTGCATACTTGCGGAGGCTTATTTTTTGCTGCCTGCAGTCCCTCCAAGAAAGCACCATAACAAATTCTTCCCTCCTCGTTCCCCGGTGGCAGAATCCCCTCCGTCGCATATCATAATGTGCGTTAAAAACCGGCCCGCCGCCGGCAGGCCGAACAGGAGGATAATACATGAGCGAGGGAAAAATCCGTCACCTCTTTCCGGGCGGCAACACGCCCCAGGGCTTCTTCTCCTACTACAACTACATAATCCCGGCCGACGCCAGACGCATCTTCATCATGAAAGGCGGACCGGGGACGGGGAAAAGCACCTTCATGCGCCGGATGGGGGAGCAGCTCTGCGCCCGCGGCTTCGACATCGAGCATCACCATTGCTCCAGCGACAACGGCTCCCTTGACGGCGTCGTCGTCCCCGCCCTCGGCGTCGCCTTCATCGACGGCACCGCCCCCCACGTCGTCGACCCCCGCCACCCCGGCTGCGTCGACGAAATCATCCACCTCGGCGACTTCTGGAACGAGGGCGGCATGGTCGCCAACAAACGGCAGATAATAGCCTGCACCGCCGAAATAAGCACCAGCTTCCAGCGCGCCTACCGCCTCCTCCGCGCCGCCAAAGCCCTCTACGACGACTGGGAAGCCGCCAACGCCGAAGCCCTCGACCACGCCGCCGCCAACGACCGGGCCCGGCAGCTCCTCGCCGCCGTCTTCGGCAGCCGCGACACCGTAGGCGCCGGCCGCCTCCGCAAACTCTTCGCCTCCGCCATCACCCCCGACGGCATGGTCAACTACCTCGACACCTCCGTCTGGCCCGCCGGCCGCTGCTTCGTCGTCACCGGCGACCCCGGCTGCGGCAAAAGCACCCTCGTCCGCAAAGTCGTCGACGCCGCCCTCGCCAAAGGGCTCGACGTCGAAGCCTTCTACTGCCCCCTCGACCCTGAAAAACCCGAACACGCCGTCATCCCCGCTCTCGATGTCGCCGTCACCACCTCCTTCCTGCCGCACCCCTACCACGCCGCCCGCCAGCCCGAGCTCACCATCGACATGGGCGAATGCCGGCGAAGCGACACCGTCGCCACCCGCGCCGCCGCCGTCACCTACGACCAGGACCTTTTCTGGGAACTGTTCGTCAAAAGCGTCGCCTGCATCAAACGCGCCAAAACCCTCCACGACGAACTCGAAACCTACTACGTCCCGAACATGAACTTCGCGGAGATCGAAAAACTCTGGCAACAGACGCTCAATCGCGTGCTATCTTACCAGGGCAGCCGTTGATAAGCCCCATCTGCGGTGTTGTTCCGTCGGGCGCTTGCTAGCGTACGGCCCGAGTACGCGTCGCGGCACGCCCGACGGAGCCGCCTTGCATCTGGGGACTTCTGAACGGCTGCGGCAGTCCATCGCTTTTTAGGGGACATCGTACTGCAACACGGAGAACGCAGGCGTAGCGCCGTTGCGGAGGCCGTTACGCGCCGTAGGTGAAGCTTGCCGGTAACACGAACGTACGCCCGTCCATGGACGGACGGGCGAGGAGCCATCTGTCACGGACGACAGTTGGCGACGGTACGGCTGTGTCGGCGCAAGCCTTC contains the following coding sequences:
- a CDS encoding PRK06851 family protein; the encoded protein is MSEGKIRHLFPGGNTPQGFFSYYNYIIPADARRIFIMKGGPGTGKSTFMRRMGEQLCARGFDIEHHHCSSDNGSLDGVVVPALGVAFIDGTAPHVVDPRHPGCVDEIIHLGDFWNEGGMVANKRQIIACTAEISTSFQRAYRLLRAAKALYDDWEAANAEALDHAAANDRARQLLAAVFGSRDTVGAGRLRKLFASAITPDGMVNYLDTSVWPAGRCFVVTGDPGCGKSTLVRKVVDAALAKGLDVEAFYCPLDPEKPEHAVIPALDVAVTTSFLPHPYHAARQPELTIDMGECRRSDTVATRAAAVTYDQDLFWELFVKSVACIKRAKTLHDELETYYVPNMNFAEIEKLWQQTLNRVLSYQGSR